GGACTTCTTCAATCGGCTGCACGAATGTCGGATGGTCTGCCAGCAGTGGTTCCGGATTTTTGAGCAGTTTCAACTGGTTCTGATACACCCGCGCCGGTTCATCGGCAGTCACAGACTGAAACGCGGAAAATAATATGACCGCGAGGCAGAAGAATGAAACGTTCCATTTTCGAAGCTGTGTCATCACTTTTCTTCCTGTGTTCTCGTAAGAGCGGACGATGAGCTGTCTGTAATCAAAGCCTGTTTCTGTTGATGTTACTCTATTTCTTTGTTTGTAAATACTGAAACAGATCACGCACCTGCTGCGGCGTCAGTTTTTTCAGCAGGTCTTCCGGCATCAGCGAAACGGGAGACGCTTTGAGTTCCTCAATATCCGCTCTGCTGACCGTGGTGCGTTCATTTTTGGCATTGAGCAGCGTGACACTGGCGGGGCTTTCCTCTACCAGCAGGCCGGTCAACACGCGTCCGTTAATGGTGACCAGAATGTAGTTCAAATATTCTTTGCGGATCTGCGTGTTCGGATCAACAATGCTGACCAGCAGGAAACTCTGATCCTGCCGATTCGCTTTGGTGAGATCCGGCCCGATCTCCTTGCCGTCATCATTTAGCTTATGGCAGGTCGCACACTGTTTCTCGAACAGCAGTTTGCCCTGCGCCAGATTGCCCGAACCGGCGCGCAGGTCGTTCGAGATGCGCCGGATCTCGGCCAGTTTTTCTTCCGGCGTTCCCGCGCGAATATTTCCCCAGTGCTTTCGTACCAGTTCATTCAGCCGGGGATCATTGTGTAAGGCCACCCGTCGTAACTGATCGGCGGAAACTTCTGTCAGGGGATAAGTGCCGTCATCGATTACTTTTAAAAAGACGAGTGCAGAATCTGCGCGGCCCAGCAGGACATCGCGGGTATGAGATCGCAGAGTTGCATCCATCTTTTCATACTGAGCCAGCAGACGCTCGGTAATCCGTTCATCAGAGAAGCGGCTCAACAGATTGAGTGCCGCCCGTTGAATGGAGGGCGTTTCCGAACCATCCACCAGCTTTAACACCCTGTCCCGACATTCCTGGGATTCCCCCAGTTCCTGCAGGATCGCCAGCATGTCTAAACGTGTTTTTTCTGTGCGTGTTTTATCTGTCGCCAGGTTCAGGGCACGATCATAAGCGGCCTTGCTACCCAGCCGCATGGCGACGCGAATGAGGAGCGGGTCGGTTGTGTTGTCATTCCAGATTGTCGCGAGCTGGTCGGCCAATTCCGGGGGAAGAGTTTTGAGCCGCGTGACCTGATTCGATTGTTCCACGCGGCTGATAGCAGCGATATTTCCGTATTTTGGTCCCAGGGGAAGTCCGGGCAGACGTTCGCGGCCCAGCATTTTCAACCCGGCATCCAATTCGGTCAGCATACGTCTGCGTTCGCCTTCCTCCGGTGCCGTTGCCAGCAGTCGGGCACAGGCAGCCAGACTTGCGTTGCTGCCTTCGCCGGCATAACGCCGCATCAAACGTCCGAGGATCACTTCCCGTAGAAAGGGATTCTGCCAGTCGTCCGGACGAGAAAAAACCTGCAGGACTTCGTCGGTATGGGAAACCGCATTCCGTTCCAACGCCCACCAGAGTAACAGGGGAATATGAGGGTCGTTCCGGAATTCACTTCGATCCAGGATCTGGCGAACCAGAGCGATACATTGTGTTGCAGGGAGCCGCTTGGCAGAACTGGCCAGCTGACTGATGACGGTCGGACTGGTATCAGTTTTGGCAATCGATAACAGTTTCTGCCAGTTTTCGTCAGAGACCTGTTTTGTGTCACCAATGAGCCGAATGGTCCAGGCCCTGATGTGGGGATCCTGATGTGTCAGCAGACTGCCTTCCTGTACCTGGTCAAACGCCCCCATCGCGTTTAAGGTCCAGAGCGCCTGCAATGCGAGTTTCTGATCATCTGAATTCTGTGACAATGTTCGGAGAGTATCGATGGCCTGTGCATCGCGGCGTTCGGAGAGCATGCGGCGTGCCCGTCTGACTTGCCATTCGTTACTGCTGCTTAACAGGTCGACCAGTTGGGAGCTGGAGAGGGAATGAGGGTCCACGTGTCGAACCGGTTTTGCAGATCGACTGCTGATCCGAAATACCCGCCCGTTGCTGCGATCCCAGGTCGCATCCGGATCAGGGTGCGCGGTTCGCTGGTCGTGCCAGTCGGCGATGTAGACTGCGCCGTCCGGGCCTTGTGTCGCATCGCTGGGGGCAAACCACGTATCGTTGGCCTGTAACAGGACGCCCCCATTTTCACTGCGGAACGTGGACTGGTCCGGTTGAGTGTGATGCCAGCGGACGGCATGGGCGAGTGTATCCACGGCGATATATTTATTGCGATAGAGCGAGGGGAACTGATCGCTTTGATACAAAAAGCCGCCGACCGTGACGTGGCCTCCCTGGAAGTTTTTGTGAGGCACATGCTGAAAATAACCCAGCGCAAACGGATTGTGCAGCTCTCCATGTTTGGCAAATGATTTTGCGTAGTAGGCTCCCTGCACACAATGTATCATCAGATAGCCGCCGTAGTTCGTTCCCGCGAGGAGATTGCCATACTGGTCGAAATCCAGCCCCCACATGTTGCCGCCCCCTTCCATGAACAGTTCGAATTTCCTGCTCACCGGATGATAGCGCCAGATGCCCTGCTCGAATTCAATCCCCCGGATGTGGGCGGTAATGTTGGTTCCCTGCGTGCCATACAGCCAGCCATCGGGTCCCCAGACCAGCGAATTGGCGACCGAACTGGTGTCTTCCATGCCAAAGCCTTTCAGCAGCACTTCCGGATCGCCGTCGGGAATATCATCCCGGTTGCGGTCCGGGTAGAAGAGCAGGTACGGCGTCTGCAGCACAAATACGCCGCCATGCCCAAAGGCAAAGCCGGACGCGATATTCAGATCGCTGATAAAATCTCTGGCTCTGTCGAACTGTCCGTCTCCGTTCGTATCTTCCAGAATCGTCAAACGATCCGCGCCTTTCGGTCCCGCCGGAGGAGGCTCGGGAATCCGATCATAGGTGGTACGCGAAAAGCGATCGACCTTAACCCGTTTCAATCCGGCGGGATTGGGATACTGCAGATATTGCAGCACCCAGAGCCGACCGCGATCATCAATGTCAATCGCCACCGGCTGACGGACTAAGGGCTCGGAAGCAACCAGCTCGACTTTGAAGCCCTCGGCAACCGTCATGCGCTGGACCGCTTCTTCGGGAGGAAAGCCCTGTGCAAGACAGTCAGCCTGCAGAGTCAAACAGACGAATAGCGTGATCACCGTCACTCTCGCCAGAAAGACAGTAGTCCTGTCCGTTACCGCTTCTACTCGCATCGTCTCTCCTTTTATCGGAGAACTGTGAAATCACAGGGAGTCTGTTACCCCGTACTATTGTCCAAATCTAGCGAGTGCTGTCAGGTGAAACTATCACATATTTCGTAAACGTCTTCACATTTTCCGTCACTTGCGAACCGCGCGGCGATAGCTGCCTGGAGTCTGTTTAAACTTGCGTTTGAATAAGGCAGCCAGGTAGTGCGGGTGATCGAAGCCGGTTTTGTAAGCAATTTCCGCGAGCGATAATTCCGTCTCTGCCAGTAACTGCTGCACACGTTCCAGTTGCACACGCAGGATCTCTTCTTTGGGGGTGCGGCCGATAAACTTTTTCATCCGCCGTTCCAGGCTGCTGCGGGAGATGGGAACTTCCGTCAGAATGTCTTCCACGGTAATTCTTTGATCCGCCCGATCGCGAATGAATCGCAGGGCCGTTGCCAGGTCCTGATCTTCCACCGCAACGATGTCGGTGGACTGGCGTTGTACCAACCGGGCCGGAGGAAACAGCTGGACTGGTTCAGGCTGCTCTCCCTGTTTCATCATCTGTTCCAGCAGGGAAGCCGCTTCGTAGCCGATGCGCTCAAAGCCGGCATCGATGCTGGTGAGCGGGGGTGAGGAGAGTTTGCAGATCAGATCATCATTATCCGAGCCGATGACAGCGACCTCATCGGGAACTTTCAGTCCGGCGATCTGACAAGCCTCGAGAACATGTTGCCCGCGGTCATCATAACAGGCCATGACTCCTGCGGGTTTAGGCAACGTCAACAACCATTCGGCGATCCCCTGTTGATCGTTTTCCCAGTGGCTGGCGTCCCAACGGTCATTTTTTTCTGGAAAGAGACTGCAAGAGCAGCCGGCTTGAGCGAGAAATTGTACAAACAGGTCACAGCGTTCATCCATGCGGGAATTCAAACCACGGGGCCAGCCACAAAACCCGAAATGGCGAATGCCCCGGTCGAGTAAATGTTCCGCCGCCAGTTGCGCAATTTTCTGATTGTCGGTAAACAGGCAGGGGAAGCCGAAACCTTCCCGGGTATAAGGCATGTCGATGACAGGCAGCCTGCGTTTGCGGAGGATGTCAGCCATCGGCTTGTGCGGAATGCGTGCGAGAACTCCATCGATGTGCGCTTTTTTCAGCCAGGCAGGCGCGGGCTGATCGGGCTTGTGCGAGCGGAAGATGACCGACCAGGAACCGATTTCGCGCTGGAAACGAATCATCCCATTGAGCAGTCCCCGCCCGTGCCCCGATGAGGTATCGATCAGTATGGCGACTCTCGACTGTTCCTGCATGATGTCTCCCCCCCGGCATGACACCAGTGCGCTATATCGTGTGTGGAATCTCTCTCCCTGTTGTACTTAAAATCGTACATGCATGCCAGCAAAGGGGCTGATAAAACAGGGGAGCGAAGTGTGTGAACTGTGGAATGTTCATCTGCGAGTGGTCGAGGCATTCGGGTAGAATCGGATGTGCATCGTGTGGTTCACAAGGTGCGCAGATTTTGCGTTCAGCCATATGGAATTGTCCCCCACCGGGGAATGATTAATTGAAAGGATTTTCCATGTTATCTCTGATTTCAAAATTTTCGATAATGGCGCGGGGAGGTCAAGAGGGATGAACAATAGAATGTGGCGATATGTTTTGATACGAGACCGATGCTGGTGTGAGCAGTGGCGGTGCCGGGACGAAGCTTTCCGAAGTGCGGCGACCCGCAGGCATACATCAGGAACGGGTGCTGATTTGAGAACTGCTTATCTGGAAAAAACAGGCTGTTTTACAGTGAGGATCAGGAACAAGTGGCTCGTGTTTCAGTGCACTGTAAACTGGTCACGCGCGCGACTCAGAACAGCGTTTATCGTCGTCGGCGCGCAGGCGTCAAGGGGAGTTTATTCAGTTTTTTCCGACAGGTGGCTGAAGTCGATGCGAAAGGAGCTGACAAACGGTCAAACTGGCTTTCGCGGTGAAAACCAGTTTGACCGTGGTGCAATCAGTCCGCTTTGGGGCCCAGATTTAATTCCAGATCTTTGAAGCGAACTTCCATGGGTCCGCCGGAATGAATCTGAAAGGCGATGATGCCGGTCTTGGCGCCCTGGGGATCGTTGAGGTCGGTACAGAGATTTCCGTTGAGGAAGGTGCGAATCTGTGAACCAACGGCGACGATACGGTACTCGTTCCATTCCCCTTCACGAACATAGGCTTCCCCCGAATCTTTAAACAGGAGACCACGACCATGTTCTTCATAAAGCTTCCCCCACCAGCCTTTCCCCGCGTCGGCCTGGTAACCTTTGACATGGCCGCCCGGCTCAAGACTGCTGCGGAATTGGATGCCGCTGTTGCCGGCGTTGGGGGTGAGTTTAACCTTGAGCTTCAACTCAAAATCGTTGACCTGCAGATCGCTGACCAGGAATTCATTCTGTTTAATGCCCGGCGAACGACCGACGATTTCGCCATTTTCAACCGACCAGAGCTGACTGTTTCCGGTCCAGCCAGACAGGTCCTGTCCGTTGAAAAAGAGTTTCAGATTATCGGGGGTGGCTTGCATCGGAACCTGTTGTGAACCAGCTAAGTACGCGACCAGCGAACGGACTTCCAGACGGCTCAACTGCTTCCAGAGATTGTCCGGCATCATTGATTTATCACTCAGGCTCATCTCATCGATTTCATCACGGGGGATGATGACCGTCTCATTCGCGGTCGCTACGGTGACCGCGTTCTTATCTTCCTGCTTGATGATGCCGGTCACAATTCGTCCCGACTCGGTGACAATGACCACGGGTTGATAGTCTTTCGCCATCACGGCACTTGGGTCGATCACATTGGAGAGCAGATAATCGAGGTTGGCCCGATTGGAACCGGTTAACTCAGGCCCGATCGCTTGCCCCGTGCCAAACAGTTTGTGACACTGCTGACAGGTCTTCGCAAAGACAGCGCGCCCCAGATTCAGATCGGGTGTCGGATGCGGTCGTTCGATCATGTTCTTGAAGCTGGCGATCTGTTTTTTCTTATCGGCGGCGGACTCGCGCACGATGCCCCAGACTTTGCCAATCTTTGCATTCAGACTTTGATCCTTGAGATTTCCCAGCTGACGAATGATTTCCGCGGAGAGATCTTTGGCAGCGATCTCTTTCGCTTCCACAGCCGCCACCAGCTGATGTGCATACTCACGCCGACTGGCCAGTGTATTGAGGGCATCCCGTTTTTCATTCAGATCGAACTGCGGATAGCGTTTGAGAATCTCAGACGCAGTATCGGCAGCAGAGTAACCCGCCAGCCCGCGTAAGGCTTCCCTTCGCATGGCCTGCTCATCCAGTAATGGAATCAGAATTGGCTGCAGCTCTTTATCTTTTGCTCCCAGTAAAGAAGTCAGTGCCGACCTGCGACCTTTCAGATCGTTCTTCTGAGCAGCCACGATTTCCCGTAACTGCTGCATTGCCGCCGGATCTCCGAAGGTCACTGCCAGCGCCAGAGACTCTGATTTCACGACCGGGTCTTTGCTGACAATCAGCTTTTCACCGACGGCCTTCCAGGGCTCCGGCATGGGGAATTGACGCCGTCCCCGTAGCGCACTGTTGATGGAATCGAGGAAGACCTTCTGTCGCGTTGCTGTTTCTGACAGCCCCAGTTGTTCCACCAGGAAAGCAACCGCCTCGGCTGTTCCGATATCGGCAATCCGACGCAGGGTATAGGATTTGATCAAAGGAATCTCTGAAGCATCAGTTAACTGAAACGCACGTTGTATATTATGAGGTGCTAACGGCTCGATTGCATACCAGTATAACAAAGGTAGATTGTGATCGCCCTGATCTTCCGGATGACTGACCAGACCCGCCAGGATGTCCCAGCGCTGATCCAGAGGCAGTCGATTGACGGCGGAACCCAGATACAACCGCACGACGGGAGAAGGATCGTCCTGCGCGAGTTCAGTCATTTTCGCGAGCAACGTATCAGATGGCGTTCCCGTTTCCAGAGCCAGCTGGATCACCCAGCCCCGCATGAATTCACTCGGGTCTTTCAAAGCCTGCATGACTTTGACTTCCGACAGACCGCCGGTCACATGCAGAGCCCATAGCGCGCGTAGCCGTCGTGTGACATCGTCATGCTGGAAAGCGATTTCTGCTAACTGGGCGTGGACTTCCGGATCGGGTCCCCGTTCCTGCAGAATGCGCCGAGACTGGCGGACGTACCAGTCGTTATCATGTAACTGCAACTTGACGAGTTCGGCTTTGGTCAGTTTCTGCAGATCGACTTTGACCGGCTTGGCATTGTTGTAAGCGACCCTGAAAATACGACCGTTCGAGCGATCATGTTTCTGAAACTCACGATGATGACACTGATTCGTATCGTACCAGTCGATAAAATAAACCTGCCCGTCCGGTCCGTATCGCAAGTAAAGAATCTGTGAGGAACGATCGTTGGCGAACAGGAAATCGGGAGCGAAATTCCCTTCATAGCCCGAGCCTTTTCGCGCCAGTTGATCCTGATTCAAACGGGCGCCGTGAATGTTATTCATGAACAACTGATTGCGATACTTTTCAGGCCAGCTTCCTCCCAGATAAATCATCGCGCCGGCATGCGCGTGGCCGCCTCCGACCAGATCGGAAGCCACCCGGTCCGACTGGTTCCATTGACCGCCGGTCCAGTGCCTGTGCTTCGCGATGGTCTTGATGTCATCGTAGGTATAAGGATTAAAGTGCTGTCCCGCCTGTCGACGATAGCGGGCGTTCTGAACGATATGAAACAAATGAGGAATCACGCAGCAGGTCAGGAAGCACTGCCCCTGATCGTTGAAGTCCACGCCCCAGGGATTACTGGTTCCATGAGCGAAGACTTCGAATTCGTGGCGGGTAGGATGATACCGCCAGATTCCGGCGTTGATGGGCTGCCGCTTTTCATCAGGTGTGCCGGGCTTCCCGACTCGGGAATGAGTAAACACGCCATGACATCCGTAGAGCCAGCCGTCGGGGCCCCAGATGAATGAGTTCAGCGTTTCGTGCGTGTCTTCATAATGCCAGCCATCCAGCAGAATCTGCGGTTCGGAATCGGGTTTGTCATCGCCATTCTTATCAGAAATGAAGAGCAGATACGGGGCCTGCCCCACCCAGACGCCACCAAAGCCGACTTCCAGGCCGCTGACCAGATTGAGTTTGTCCTGAAATATTTTGCGGGTCTCGAATTTGCCGTCGGCGTCTTTGTCTTCGAAGATCAGAATCCGGTCCTTTCCCTGCCCTTCCGGCTGTTTGCTGGGATAGGCGTACGATTCGGCGACCCAGAGACGCCCGCGATCGTCAATCGTCATGGCGATCGGCTGCTGCACATCGGGTTCGGCAGCGATGAGAGATACAGAAAACCCTTCAGGGACTGTCATCACTTCAGCCGCTTTAGCGCCCTGCAGACCATCGTATTTCTGCGTATGATCCTGTTTGGGAGCATCACTGTTGGCTACATCCAGTGACGCGGGTTTCTGATCGTGAAAGCGAAAATGATCGAAGTTAATGTGCCCCCAGCCGCCCCGATGCTGATCGACCAGTCGGATGAAGATTTCCTTGCCCTGGTACTTGGAAAGATCGACCAGCGTCTGATGCATGGCTTCGTTGTTGCGACCACTGGCTTTGGCTATCACTTTGCCGGTGGCATGGTCTACGATTTCCACTCGCGTGGAATCATGCTTCCCACCACCGACATAGAAGGTGGCATAAGGATGATCGACTTTTATCGTCGCTGAGGTCAACGTTCCCACCGGCTTGTCTTGCAGAAATTCGAATGTCCCGATCCAGAACTGTCCCTGATGATTGCTGCGCATGTCCGTACGACGGGCCTGTACCATATCGTCTTTCGCTGGCTGGGACTGAAACGCTGCGCCGTCAGAAATCCAGTCATTCAGGTTTCCCAGTTCGAAGTCAACGTTCAGTCGTTTTCCTTCGGGGTTGGTAGCATAAAACTCACCCGATTTGAGCTCGTTTTTCACAGAGACTTTCTGAGGCACAAATTTTTTCGGTTGTGCTTTTTTCCAGGTAGCTTCGTCTACTTTTTCTATTTTGTGAAGCAGGACATACGCGCCAGATTTATTCCCGACCACCAGATCAGGCAGCTTGTCGCCATTGAGATCGCCGGCAACAACCTGCGTACCAACACCAGACTTATCATTGATCTGGAAAGGGAGGAAATCAACGCCCGACTTGGTGCGCACCGTTTTGAACCAGTAATTCACGGGTGGTTGTTTGGCTCCCGGATCGTGCCCCTGGTGCGCCCAGAATCGTTTGCCGGTGACGATGTCTTTGATTCCATCGCCGTCCATATCCACCAGATCGACGGCGTGTAGCTGGGAGAATACCACGCCATATTCGTTCTCTTCCGGTTTGCTGCCCATGATGCGATGTTCGACGAATGTGATATCGTCGCCATCCTTTACATTTTCGAACCACGCGAGCCCGTAGGCGTGGGCCGCTTTGCTGGTAATGACATCCTGATCCCCATCGCCGTCAACATCGTAGGCATACATCTGGGAGCCGCCGGCTCCTGTAAACTTGAAGGGGTGCCGCGTCCAGAAACCGGGTTTGCTGATTTGCGACGGCTGTTCCCACCAGCCATTCTTCTCAAGGATATCCGCGCGGCCATCGCCGTTAACATCACCGACTCCCAGTCCGTGAGTGAAACGACCATATTTGAGATTGGGAGAAATCGCATGAAACTCCCAGGGCGCGGTCGGATCTTTCCCCGGGCCGGCGTACCCGAGTTGGCCTCCGGTATGAAAGACCAGCTCTGGTTCCCCATCCCCGGTCAAGTCGGTATAGGTGGGCGATTCATTATCGACGACGGGATGTGCCAGATGCTTTTTCCAGTGCCCCTGTTTGTTCTGCGGGTTCGCGTACCAGAATGCTTCTTTTCCGGGGAAACCAATGATCACAATATCGGGCCACTTATCTTTGTTGATATCGTGAGTGAACGCGAAAAAGTTATCGGAATAGCCGTTGATACTCCATTCCTTGACCGGATAGTATTCATGCCGTTTCTGAAATCCGGGCCCCTCGTACCAGTAGGGTCCCGAGATGACATCTGCTTTTCCATCCTGATTGAGATCGGCGAACGTCGCTCCTTCTGCATAGAATTTGTCCCCCAGTTGCTTGCGTTCAAACTGATGGACAATGAACTGTTCGGCGGCAGAGAGCGGCGCTGCAGATAAGAGCAGGCACAACAGAAACAGGGAGTAACGAGCCATAACGATTCCCCTCGGAAAGATAAATCAGATAAAAATGGATTCATGAAGCATTTTAATAAAACGCAAAATTCAGAGCATTGTCTATTCCAGCGTGAATGCAGGCAGCGGCTTGAGCTCACCTCCCGCGACCGCCGACTCATGTGCCAGAATTCCGACACAAGTCCAGTTGGCGGACAATGGTGCGTTCGGCCAGGGATCAGAACCTTCGACCAGCGAGTTCAAAAACGCATTTACCAGATGTGGGTGTGAGCCACCATGCCCGGCGCCCTGCAGAAACGAGAGATGCTCGGCGTCGTGAATCGCCCGGGTAAACTTCTGAATCTCAGGCGGCAGCAGGTGCGCATAATCGGGAATTTCGACCCGCTCGGGGATTTCCGGTTCTGGTTTCTTCGCTGTATGCAGCACCGGGTTCTCCCCTTCGATTAAAGGCCACTCGAATGATTTCTTCGTGCCATAAACGTCAACGGATTCGCGATACTGTCTGGCGGTATCAAACAGGAACCGCCAGATGTGGGCTGCGATGTCGGAATCTTTAATCTTGATGTGGCAGGTCTCGACGGCGAATCGGTTCCCTGATTTCTCAGCGATCTCATCGTTCACCGTGCCGGAACCGAAGCAGCTGATATATTCAGCACGGCCATTCACCATTCCTAAGACCGGGCTGACGACATGTGTCGCGTAATGCATGGGAATCATTCGTTCCCAGTAATCCGGCCAGCCTTCCATGTCCTGCGGGTGACTGGCTTGCATGTATTGAATTTTTCCCAGTTCTCCTGTGTCGTACATTTCCTTGATGAATAAAAACTCGCGGCTGTAGACCACGGTTTCCATCATCATATATTTCAGACCGGTCTCTTTGACCGTCTTGACAATTTCTTCACACTCGGCCACCGTCGTCGCCATCGGAACCGTGCAGGCAACATGCTTACCGGCTTTTAACGCTTTGATGGACTGCGGTGCGTGATCGGGGATCGGCGTATTAATATGGACGGCATCCACGTTGGGATCCGCCAGCAGTTCGTCAAACGATGTGAACCGCTTCTCGATTCCGAATGTATCGCCGATATGATTCAGATGCGTTTCGGACCGCTGACAGATCGCATACATATTGGCATGTGGATGTGCCTGATAGATGGGAATGAATTCGGCTCCGAAGCCGAGACCGACAATCGCAACATTCATCTGTTTCTCACTCATGACAATCCTTCAACGCTGCAGGAGACGTTTCTGTCCGGACGGATCCTGTTCACAACGGAGCCGTACCCATTTTCTTTATTGTAAAACAGGACCGACCAGTTACCATGTAAACTTGCGCAGAATAAATTGAGATATTTTACCGTATTGAAATCAGCCTGATTCCACATTTACAGGCACTGTTTTTCATTTCTTAAATCGGCACACAGGATTTCCTTAAGAATATTACGTTCAGCAGAATAGTCGTTTCCTTACAATGCAGATTCCCGAATTCATGAAATCACGCCCTTCGATTGCCCTGTTGATTGAATCGTCTAACTCTTACGCCCGGGGGCTGTTGCGGGGAATCATGTCTTATATTCATGAGCATCATTCCTGGTCGATCTATCTGCCCGAACATGGTAGAGGTAACGTTCCGGTCAACTGGCTCAACAACTGGCACGGGGACGGAATTATCGCCCGGATTGAGAACACAAAGATCGCGGAAGCGGTTGTGAATTCGGGAGTCCCAGCCGTAGATGTGAGCGCCGCCCGTCTGGCACCTTCACTTCCCTGGGTGGAGACCGATGATCGCGCGATTGCTTCGCTGGCGGCACAACATCTGATCGATCGCGGATTTCAGCACTATGCATTTTGTGGCGATCATCGTTTCAACTGGTCCCGCTGGCGGGAAGCACATTTTCAGGAATGCATTCAGACAGCAAGTTTACACTGTCACACGTATCCTCAGACGAGGGGCAGAAAACAGTCACCTCCCTGGGAAGCCGAACAGAAACGACTGGCAGACTGGATTCGTGCGCTTCCCAAACCGGTGGGGGGTGATGGCCTGTTACGATATTAAAGCGCAGCAACTGCTCGACGTCTGCCGCACGATCAATGTGGCTGTGCCCGAAGAAGTCGCCATCATCGGCGTGGACAATGATGAAATCCTCTGCAATCTTTCCGAGCCCCCGCTCTCCAGTGTGATCCCCAATACACGGCTGACCGGCTACGAAGCGGCTGCCCTGTTAGATCGGATGATTGCGGGAGAGTCGGTTTCCTCGGAAGCGCAGTTAATAAAACCGCTGGGCATCGCCACGCGTCAATCTACAGATATTCAGGCCATCGATGATAAACTGATTTCCGATGCCGTCCGTTTCATCCGCCAGCAGGCCTGCGACGGCATTAATGTCCAGGACGTTTTGAAATCGGTACCTCTCTCCCGGCGCGTGCTGGAAAGCCGCTTCCAAAAAATCATCGGCCGCTCTCCTCACGAA
The sequence above is a segment of the Gimesia algae genome. Coding sequences within it:
- a CDS encoding XylR family transcriptional regulator, encoding MQEQSRVAILIDTSSGHGRGLLNGMIRFQREIGSWSVIFRSHKPDQPAPAWLKKAHIDGVLARIPHKPMADILRKRRLPVIDMPYTREGFGFPCLFTDNQKIAQLAAEHLLDRGIRHFGFCGWPRGLNSRMDERCDLFVQFLAQAGCSCSLFPEKNDRWDASHWENDQQGIAEWLLTLPKPAGVMACYDDRGQHVLEACQIAGLKVPDEVAVIGSDNDDLICKLSSPPLTSIDAGFERIGYEAASLLEQMMKQGEQPEPVQLFPPARLVQRQSTDIVAVEDQDLATALRFIRDRADQRITVEDILTEVPISRSSLERRMKKFIGRTPKEEILRVQLERVQQLLAETELSLAEIAYKTGFDHPHYLAALFKRKFKQTPGSYRRAVRK
- a CDS encoding PVC-type heme-binding CxxCH protein, with protein sequence MRVEAVTDRTTVFLARVTVITLFVCLTLQADCLAQGFPPEEAVQRMTVAEGFKVELVASEPLVRQPVAIDIDDRGRLWVLQYLQYPNPAGLKRVKVDRFSRTTYDRIPEPPPAGPKGADRLTILEDTNGDGQFDRARDFISDLNIASGFAFGHGGVFVLQTPYLLFYPDRNRDDIPDGDPEVLLKGFGMEDTSSVANSLVWGPDGWLYGTQGTNITAHIRGIEFEQGIWRYHPVSRKFELFMEGGGNMWGLDFDQYGNLLAGTNYGGYLMIHCVQGAYYAKSFAKHGELHNPFALGYFQHVPHKNFQGGHVTVGGFLYQSDQFPSLYRNKYIAVDTLAHAVRWHHTQPDQSTFRSENGGVLLQANDTWFAPSDATQGPDGAVYIADWHDQRTAHPDPDATWDRSNGRVFRISSRSAKPVRHVDPHSLSSSQLVDLLSSSNEWQVRRARRMLSERRDAQAIDTLRTLSQNSDDQKLALQALWTLNAMGAFDQVQEGSLLTHQDPHIRAWTIRLIGDTKQVSDENWQKLLSIAKTDTSPTVISQLASSAKRLPATQCIALVRQILDRSEFRNDPHIPLLLWWALERNAVSHTDEVLQVFSRPDDWQNPFLREVILGRLMRRYAGEGSNASLAACARLLATAPEEGERRRMLTELDAGLKMLGRERLPGLPLGPKYGNIAAISRVEQSNQVTRLKTLPPELADQLATIWNDNTTDPLLIRVAMRLGSKAAYDRALNLATDKTRTEKTRLDMLAILQELGESQECRDRVLKLVDGSETPSIQRAALNLLSRFSDERITERLLAQYEKMDATLRSHTRDVLLGRADSALVFLKVIDDGTYPLTEVSADQLRRVALHNDPRLNELVRKHWGNIRAGTPEEKLAEIRRISNDLRAGSGNLAQGKLLFEKQCATCHKLNDDGKEIGPDLTKANRQDQSFLLVSIVDPNTQIRKEYLNYILVTINGRVLTGLLVEESPASVTLLNAKNERTTVSRADIEELKASPVSLMPEDLLKKLTPQQVRDLFQYLQTKK